The Coffea arabica cultivar ET-39 chromosome 3c, Coffea Arabica ET-39 HiFi, whole genome shotgun sequence genome contains a region encoding:
- the LOC113735142 gene encoding acyl-coenzyme A thioesterase 2, chloroplastic-like isoform X1, translating to MKRPTMLISHFFFKSPNSPTVSSMDVGKRSIHTLVSYFLNMEFHRTIASSRLHFYHAKTLPSSSITPLNHEFTQTNFTGSSKQPKSINKITSIDQNLPPTATGLKFRTNFSSTSIQSGKHLNDGISCTRFLNSFRKPEPMFKIISFDRMFYKFTQKRSFSSAPSDPFSVKPMEFGSSDSIPVNSTMSPRFETSAPIDAGHSMRKPISLWPGMYHSPVTNALWEARSSIFERLNNVAADAPSPNELIAKPPSKSRTSIVYKFSTDYILREQYRNPWNEIRMGKLVEDLDALAGTISFKHCSSADSTTMPLLLVTASVDKIVLRRPIRVDTDLTIVGAVTWVGRSSLEIQLEVTQSAQETSSQSDSLALTANFTFVARDSRTGKSAPVNQISPETEREKLLWEEAEERNQIRKKKRGEKRQGIDNDEETKRLNELLAEGRVFCDMPALADRDSILIRDTYLQNSLICQPQQRNIHGRIFGGFLMRRAFELAFATAYSFAGAAPRFVEVDHVDFLKPVDVGNFLRFKSCVLYTELENPDKPMINVEVVAHVTRPEFRSSEVSNKFYFTFTVRPDAIKNGLKIRNVVPATEEEAKRVIERMDAEKM from the exons ATGAAACGTCCAACCATGCTAATctctcatttcttcttcaaatcaCCAAACTCCCCAACTGTTTCAAGCATGGATGTGGGTAAAAGATCAATCCACACACTGGTTTCTTACTTTCTCAACATGGAGTTTCACAGAACAATTGCTTCATCAAGATTGCACTTTTATCACGCCAAAACTCTTCCTTCTTCCTCCATAACTCCCCTAAATCATGAATTCACACAAACCAACTTTACTGGTTCATCAAAACAGCCAAAATCCATTAACAAAATCACATCTATTGACCAAAATCTGCCTCCTACAGCTACAGGCCTGAAATTTCGGACTAACTTTTCCTCCACCAGTATCCAATCTGGAAAACACCTAAATGATGGAATTTCTTGTACCCGTTTTCTTAATTCATTCAGGAAACCAGAACCCATGTTCAAAATTATCTCTTTTGATCGAATGTTTTATAAATTTACTCAGAAAAGGTCATTCTCATCAGCACCATCAGACCCCTTTTCTGTTAAACCAATGGAGTTTGGTTCTAGTGATTCAATCCCTGTGAATTCAACAATGAGTCCACGATTTGAGACTTCTGCACCAATTGATGCAGGCCATTCAATGAGGAAACCTATTAGTTTGTGGCCAGGAATGTACCATTCCCCTGTCACAAATGCCTTATGGGAAGCAAGGTCTAGTATTTTTGAGAGACTTAACAATGTTGCAGCTGATGCCCCTTCACCTAATGAGTTGATTGCTAAGCCTCCATCAAAGAGTAGGACTAGTATCGTGTATAAGTTTTCCACTGATTATATTCTGAGGGAACAGTATAGGAATCCTTGGAATGAGATTAGGATGGGAAAATTGGTTGAGGACCTTGATGCATTGGCCGGAACAATATCCTTCAAG CATTGTTCCAGCGCTGACAGCACTACGATGCCTTTATTACTAGTCACTGCATCTGTGGACAAGATTGTTCTGAGAAGACCAATTCGTGTTGATACTGATCTCACAATAGTGGGGGCTGTCACTTGGGTTGGGCGTTCATCCTTGGAgattcaacttgaagtaactcAGTCTGCGCAAG AGACATCCAGTCAATCAGACTCATTGGCTCTTACTGCAAACTTTACCTTTGTGGCCCGCGACTCCAGAACTGGAAAATCAGCTCCAGTAAACCAGATCTCACCTGAAACTGAAAGAGAAAAATTGCTTTGGGAAGAGGCAGAAGAAAGGAACCAAATTAGGAAAAAGAAGAGGGGAGAGAAAAGGCAAGGGATTGATAATGATGAGGAAACAAAAAGGCTCAATGAGTTGCTGGCTGAGGGACGGGTCTTTTGTGACATGCCAGCTTTGGCCGACAGAGATAGCATTCTCATAAGGGATACTTACCTGCAGAACTCTTTGATTTGTCAACCACAACAAAGGAATATTCATGGTAGGATTTTTGGAGGCTTTTTAATGCGAAGGGCTTTTGAATTGGCCTTTGCCACAGCCTATAGTTTTGCTGGTGCCGCACCACGCTTTGTGGAAGTTGACCATGTTGATTTTTTAAAACCT GTGGATGTTGGAAATTTTCTTCGTTTCAAATCATGTGTTTTGTATACAGAACTTGAGAATCCAGACAAGCCTATGATCAATGTGGAAGTTGTAGCTCATGTTACGAGGCCTGAGTTTAGATCTAGTGAA GTATCCAACAAGTTCTACTTCACATTCACTGTCCGCCCAGATGCCATAAAAAATGGTTTGAAGATCAGGAACGTCGTACCCGCCACTGAAGAAGAAGCAAAACGTGTGATTGAACGCATGGACGCCGAGAAAATGTAG
- the LOC113735141 gene encoding formin-like protein 2, with protein MMTFTSISNIFFCIYCCFFTSFFTTASSTTTTTTTTISHHYGRRILHQPLFPVSHSLPPALPPTTLPQPPFPSPQSEPQLQPKYPFSSLSPPTNPQSENNPFFPSIWSPPPAYPPPPPSALSTFPANISSLILPHSSSSSNNRPISHRLIAVIVSVSLVSTVFIAGIAAFILLHHHRRLRYYHQHQRDFSKTDSLRLFPPNVTPSDSTTTKNPLPGTPMPPQLARHTPSSNSSEFLYLGTLVSSRDVNYEASNVPQSSEDHHNTVPSSASVSASLQYQRLGSPELQPLPPLPRQQQHQHHFHQDYRNGAASNLGSDEDDEFFSPRGSTGEKYSPVHSGSGENLPSPGSNSHRYSTKSHSLSSSPSVMLNLSPRSSIRSKSPDSMVNFLAPPLFIPPPPAREPRGMSSSPPSSGNTKNSPTRVSDYSGITMESPGENLDLSGRFAGMRTVPPPPPPPPPPRFWDTPELNAGPPELVAPSRPVVGQNLSNGLGNTEALEGRNENGVKPKLKPLHWDKVRASSDRAMVWDQMKSSSFQLNEEMIETLFTASNSNARDGTRRPLMPPLNQENQVLDPKKSQNIAILLRALNVTIEEVCEALLEGNADMLGTELLESLLKMAPTKEEERKLIEFTDESPLKLGPAEKFLKAVLHVPFAFKRVDAMLYIANFDSEVEYLRRSFETLEEACKELRNSRMFLKLLEAVLKTGNRMNVGTNRGDARAFKLDTLLKLVDVKGTDGRTTLLHFVVQEIIRAEGSRLAGAHQNQTAETDQQYTLQNEVEFRKVGLQVVSRLSGELSNVKKAASMDSDALNNDVLKLARGITDVTEILKLNEELPLTDSRGKFSESMEGFLKKAEEDIINIQAQEGVALSMVRELTEYFHGNSVKEEAHPFRIFMVVKDFLSILDQVCKDVGKVNERTIVSSARQFPAPVNPSLPQVFPGFSGQQHSNSSDDESSSLP; from the exons ATGATGACTTTTACCAGTATTAgtaatattttcttttgcatttactGCTGTTTCTTTACTTCTTTCTTCACCACAGcttcctccaccaccaccaccaccaccaccaccattaGCCACCACTACGGCCGCCGTATCCTTCATCAACCATTGTTCCCTGTTAGCCATTCTCTTCCACCAGCTCTTCCACCAACCACCCTACCTCAACCTCCTTTCCCCTCCCCACAGTCTGAACCTCAGCTCCAACCAAAGTACCCTTTCTCCTCACTTTCACCTCCCACTAATCCTCAGTCCGAAAACAACCCATTTTTCCCTTCTATTTGGTCTCCTCCACCAGCTTATCCGCCGCCTCCCCCCTCCGCTTTGTCAACTTTTCCGGCCAATATCTCCTCCCTCATCCTCCCCcattcttcctcttcctctaaTAACAGGCCCATTTCTCACAGACTGATAGCTGTCATTGTCTCGGTATCCCTTGTCTCCACCGTCTTCATCGCCGGCATTGCCGCCTTTAtcctcctccaccaccaccgTCGCCTCCGCTACTACCACCAACACCAACGGGATTTCTCCAAGACAGACAGTCTTCGCCTTTTCCCGCCTAACGTCACTCCTTCCGACAGCACCACCACAAAAAACCCACTTCCGGGAACACCAATGCCGCCACAGCTGGCCCGCCACACTCCTTCCTCTAACAGCTCAGAATTTCTCTACCTGGGAACTCTAGTAAGCTCCAGAGATGTTAATTATGAGGCATCTAATGTTCCTCAGAGCTCAGAAGATCACCATAATACTGTCCCTTCTTCAGCTTCAGTTTCAGCTTCACTTCAGTATCAACGGCTAGGCTCCCCGGAGCTCCAACCGCTGCCGCCGCTGCCACGTCAACAGCAGCACCAGCACCATTTCCACCAAGACTACAGAAATGGTGCTGCAAGCAACCTGGGTTCCGACGAGGATGATGAATTCTTCTCCCCAAGAGGGTCCACGGGGGAAAAGTATAGTCCTGTCCACAGCGGATCAGGTGAAAATCTCCCTAGCCCAGGTTCAAATTCACACCGTTATTCCACAAAATCCCATTCTTTGTCAAGTAGTCCCTCAGTTATGCTGAATTTGAGCCCCAGGAGCAGTATAAGATCGAAATCGCCAGATTCCATGGTGAATTTTCTTGCCCCGCCGCTGTTCATTCCCCCGCCACCGGCCCGAGAACCAAGGGGAATGTCGTCGTCCCCACCATCTTCAGGGAATACCAAGAATTCGCCTACTCGAGTTTCGGATTATTCAGGGATAACTATGGAGTCTCCAGGGGAAAATTTGGATCTTTCGGGGAGGTTTGCTGGTATGAGAACAGTGcctccaccacctccaccaccgcCGCCACCAAGGTTTTGGGATACTCCTGAGTTGAATGCCGGGCCACCAGAGCTGGTGGCTCCTTCCAGGCCGGTTGTGGGACAAAATCTGAGTAATGGGTTGGGCAATACGGAGGCTCTGGAGGGGAGAAATGAGAATGGTGTGAAGCCCAAGTTGAAGCCTCTGCATTGGGATAAAGTTAGAGCCAGCTCAGATAGAGCTATGGTTTGGGATCAGATGAAATCTAGCTCATTTCA GTTGAATGAAGAAATGATCGAGACATTATTCACTGCTTCAAATTCAAATGCGAGAGATGGCACAAGGCGTCCATTGATGCCTCCATTAAATCAAGAAAACCAGGTCCTGGATCCAAAGAAGTCTCAGAACATTGCCATCTTGTTGCGGGCGCTTAATGTTACCATTGAAGAAGTTTGTGAGGCACTTTTAGAAG GCAATGCTGACATGTTGGGAACGGAGTTGCTTGAGAGCTTACTAAAAATGGCTCCTACAAAGGAAGAAGAACGGAAATTAATAGAGTTCACAGATGAATCACCACTTAAGCTGGGTCCTGCTGAGAAATTTCTGAAGGCAGTGCTCCACGTACCCTTTGCGTTCAAGAGGGTGGATGCTATGCTCTATATAGCAAATTTTGATTCGGAAGTCGAGTACCTTAGGAGGTCATTTGAGACACTGGAG GAAGCTTGCAAAGAATTAAGAAACAGCAGAATGTTCCTGAAGCTTCTAGAAGCTGTGCTTAAAACTGGGAACCGTATGAATGTTGGGACTAACCGTGGAGATGCACGTGCCTTCAAGCTTGACACGCTACTTAAGCTTGTTGATGTTAAAGGCACTGATGGCAGAACCACGCTCTTACATTTTGTAGTTCAGGAGATCATCAGAGCAGAAGGTTCTCGTCTTGCTGGTGCTCATCAGAATCAAACTGCTGAAACAGACCAGCAATACACATTGCAGAACGAAGTTGAATTTAGAAAGGTTGGTCTTCAGGTTGTTTCTCGTCTTAGTGGGGAGCTTAGCAATGTCAAAAAGGCTGCTTCAATGGATTCAGATGCTCTAAATAATGATGTTCTAAAACTAGCCCGTGGAATTACCGATGTTACTGAGATTTTGAAGTTAAACGAAGAGCTTCCTTTAACAGACAGTCGTGGAAAATTTTCTGAATCTATGGAAGGCTTTCTTAAGAAGGCAGAAGAAGATATTATCAACATCCAAGCCCAAGAAGGCGTTGCTTTGTCCATGGTTAGAGAGTTAACAGAATATTTTCATGGGAACTCAGTGAAGGAAGAAGCTCATCCATTTCGAATATTCATGGTTGTAAAGGACTTTCTTTCCATCCTTGATCAGGTTTGCAAGGATGTTGGAAAGGTCAATGAGCGAACTATTGTCAGCTCTGCTCGACAGTTTCCAGCACCAGTGAATCCAAGCCTTCCCCAAGTGTTCCCAGGATTCAGTGGACAGCAGCATAGTAATTCCTCTGATGATGAAAGCTCATCCTTACCTTAA
- the LOC113735142 gene encoding acyl-coenzyme A thioesterase 2, chloroplastic-like isoform X3 has translation MRLGWENWLRTLMHWPEQYPSSADSTTMPLLLVTASVDKIVLRRPIRVDTDLTIVGAVTWVGRSSLEIQLEVTQSAQETSSQSDSLALTANFTFVARDSRTGKSAPVNQISPETEREKLLWEEAEERNQIRKKKRGEKRQGIDNDEETKRLNELLAEGRVFCDMPALADRDSILIRDTYLQNSLICQPQQRNIHGRIFGGFLMRRAFELAFATAYSFAGAAPRFVEVDHVDFLKPVDVGNFLRFKSCVLYTELENPDKPMINVEVVAHVTRPEFRSSEVSNKFYFTFTVRPDAIKNGLKIRNVVPATEEEAKRVIERMDAEKM, from the exons ATGAGATTAGGATGGGAAAATTGGTTGAGGACCTTGATGCATTGGCCGGAACAATATCCTTCAAG CGCTGACAGCACTACGATGCCTTTATTACTAGTCACTGCATCTGTGGACAAGATTGTTCTGAGAAGACCAATTCGTGTTGATACTGATCTCACAATAGTGGGGGCTGTCACTTGGGTTGGGCGTTCATCCTTGGAgattcaacttgaagtaactcAGTCTGCGCAAG AGACATCCAGTCAATCAGACTCATTGGCTCTTACTGCAAACTTTACCTTTGTGGCCCGCGACTCCAGAACTGGAAAATCAGCTCCAGTAAACCAGATCTCACCTGAAACTGAAAGAGAAAAATTGCTTTGGGAAGAGGCAGAAGAAAGGAACCAAATTAGGAAAAAGAAGAGGGGAGAGAAAAGGCAAGGGATTGATAATGATGAGGAAACAAAAAGGCTCAATGAGTTGCTGGCTGAGGGACGGGTCTTTTGTGACATGCCAGCTTTGGCCGACAGAGATAGCATTCTCATAAGGGATACTTACCTGCAGAACTCTTTGATTTGTCAACCACAACAAAGGAATATTCATGGTAGGATTTTTGGAGGCTTTTTAATGCGAAGGGCTTTTGAATTGGCCTTTGCCACAGCCTATAGTTTTGCTGGTGCCGCACCACGCTTTGTGGAAGTTGACCATGTTGATTTTTTAAAACCT GTGGATGTTGGAAATTTTCTTCGTTTCAAATCATGTGTTTTGTATACAGAACTTGAGAATCCAGACAAGCCTATGATCAATGTGGAAGTTGTAGCTCATGTTACGAGGCCTGAGTTTAGATCTAGTGAA GTATCCAACAAGTTCTACTTCACATTCACTGTCCGCCCAGATGCCATAAAAAATGGTTTGAAGATCAGGAACGTCGTACCCGCCACTGAAGAAGAAGCAAAACGTGTGATTGAACGCATGGACGCCGAGAAAATGTAG
- the LOC113735142 gene encoding acyl-coenzyme A thioesterase 2, chloroplastic-like isoform X2: MKRPTMLISHFFFKSPNSPTVSSMDVGKRSIHTLVSYFLNMEFHRTIASSRLHFYHAKTLPSSSITPLNHEFTQTNFTGSSKQPKSINKITSIDQNLPPTATGLKFRTNFSSTSIQSGKHLNDGISCTRFLNSFRKPEPMFKIISFDRMFYKFTQKRSFSSAPSDPFSVKPMEFGSSDSIPVNSTMSPRFETSAPIDAGHSMRKPISLWPGMYHSPVTNALWEARSSIFERLNNVAADAPSPNELIAKPPSKSRTSIVYKFSTDYILREQYRNPWNEIRMGKLVEDLDALAGTISFKHCSSADSTTMPLLLVTASVDKIVLRRPIRVDTDLTIVGAVTWVGRSSLEIQLEVTQSAQETSSQSDSLALTANFTFVARDSRTGKSAPVNQISPETEREKLLWEEAEERNQIRKKKRGEKRQGIDNDEETKRLNELLAEGRVFCDMPALADRDSILIRDTYLQNSLICQPQQRNIHGRIFGGFLMRRAFELAFATAYSFAGAAPRFVEVDHVDFLKPVSNKFYFTFTVRPDAIKNGLKIRNVVPATEEEAKRVIERMDAEKM, encoded by the exons ATGAAACGTCCAACCATGCTAATctctcatttcttcttcaaatcaCCAAACTCCCCAACTGTTTCAAGCATGGATGTGGGTAAAAGATCAATCCACACACTGGTTTCTTACTTTCTCAACATGGAGTTTCACAGAACAATTGCTTCATCAAGATTGCACTTTTATCACGCCAAAACTCTTCCTTCTTCCTCCATAACTCCCCTAAATCATGAATTCACACAAACCAACTTTACTGGTTCATCAAAACAGCCAAAATCCATTAACAAAATCACATCTATTGACCAAAATCTGCCTCCTACAGCTACAGGCCTGAAATTTCGGACTAACTTTTCCTCCACCAGTATCCAATCTGGAAAACACCTAAATGATGGAATTTCTTGTACCCGTTTTCTTAATTCATTCAGGAAACCAGAACCCATGTTCAAAATTATCTCTTTTGATCGAATGTTTTATAAATTTACTCAGAAAAGGTCATTCTCATCAGCACCATCAGACCCCTTTTCTGTTAAACCAATGGAGTTTGGTTCTAGTGATTCAATCCCTGTGAATTCAACAATGAGTCCACGATTTGAGACTTCTGCACCAATTGATGCAGGCCATTCAATGAGGAAACCTATTAGTTTGTGGCCAGGAATGTACCATTCCCCTGTCACAAATGCCTTATGGGAAGCAAGGTCTAGTATTTTTGAGAGACTTAACAATGTTGCAGCTGATGCCCCTTCACCTAATGAGTTGATTGCTAAGCCTCCATCAAAGAGTAGGACTAGTATCGTGTATAAGTTTTCCACTGATTATATTCTGAGGGAACAGTATAGGAATCCTTGGAATGAGATTAGGATGGGAAAATTGGTTGAGGACCTTGATGCATTGGCCGGAACAATATCCTTCAAG CATTGTTCCAGCGCTGACAGCACTACGATGCCTTTATTACTAGTCACTGCATCTGTGGACAAGATTGTTCTGAGAAGACCAATTCGTGTTGATACTGATCTCACAATAGTGGGGGCTGTCACTTGGGTTGGGCGTTCATCCTTGGAgattcaacttgaagtaactcAGTCTGCGCAAG AGACATCCAGTCAATCAGACTCATTGGCTCTTACTGCAAACTTTACCTTTGTGGCCCGCGACTCCAGAACTGGAAAATCAGCTCCAGTAAACCAGATCTCACCTGAAACTGAAAGAGAAAAATTGCTTTGGGAAGAGGCAGAAGAAAGGAACCAAATTAGGAAAAAGAAGAGGGGAGAGAAAAGGCAAGGGATTGATAATGATGAGGAAACAAAAAGGCTCAATGAGTTGCTGGCTGAGGGACGGGTCTTTTGTGACATGCCAGCTTTGGCCGACAGAGATAGCATTCTCATAAGGGATACTTACCTGCAGAACTCTTTGATTTGTCAACCACAACAAAGGAATATTCATGGTAGGATTTTTGGAGGCTTTTTAATGCGAAGGGCTTTTGAATTGGCCTTTGCCACAGCCTATAGTTTTGCTGGTGCCGCACCACGCTTTGTGGAAGTTGACCATGTTGATTTTTTAAAACCT GTATCCAACAAGTTCTACTTCACATTCACTGTCCGCCCAGATGCCATAAAAAATGGTTTGAAGATCAGGAACGTCGTACCCGCCACTGAAGAAGAAGCAAAACGTGTGATTGAACGCATGGACGCCGAGAAAATGTAG